The DNA window GCATAGATCCATCCATATCAGGAACAAATCTGAGCCCCAAGGAGCCATGGAGGGGAACCACCGCAAGGAGGCTGACACCGGTGCAGAGCCAGCCATAGCCGGCCCGCACCACCTGCTACATCTGCTCTGCCGCTGGCTTCCGAGAGAGCCCACCCTTGGATCCCGCCAGATCCGACCTCATGGCCACTAGATCCGGTGAAGGGCGCACCAGATTAACTGTGAGGCGCCATAAGAAAGTCGCTACCATATGTGGCATGTCGATTTAGTGCTTACATGGATCTCACAGATatgacccacatgtcagcagcagtACTGTTTGGCTCCCTGAAGTTTGTATCAATTTTTGGACCATCTTAACGATCTCGAACGGAAAAACTCAAAACCAGGAATTTATAAATCACATCGACAACAACAATTTTTATATACAAATTATCTTTATTCGACAACAAACAAgaatgatattatttttctaaggtGACGAGCCATAATACGCGATTAATATGCTGCTggaattttttttagcatcttaaggacctcaaatgaaaaaactcaaatatAAGAATTTATAGATCTTATCGAGAGCTCATGGCATGAAAAAAACAATAACTTTTAGAATGGAGTATTTACGAAGGGAGTCATTAAATGttcaaaaataatataaaatttgagCACAACAGTAATCGTGACCAGGCTTGTCTGAGGTGAGACGTCCTCCTACTTCACGCCTTGACTACACAAAGCCAGCAACTATCGCCCGCACCACACCGTCATGCCTCTCTCCAGCACCGCATAGGTACGTCACCTCCCCCTCCAGCGCCGAGGAAGCTAAGCGCGCTACGCCCACAGCACACTGCACACATGGCTTCCTCTTGCTCCTCCGCTCAACACCAACGGGACTGCCGCCGTAAAGAGGACCGTCGCCACGTACTCTCGGGCCCGCCGATGACCTCGCGCTGCGCGTCAAGCGCTGGCGGCTCACGTTGGCGTCCCCGACGCTGTCGTCAGTGAAAGCCGCCTCGCGGGCGTCGTCTTCCTCCGGCTCCACTGGAAAAACTGCCCCGCTGGCGGACAGGGCTGACAGGCCCAGGGTGTTGTCGTCgttggcgccgtccatgcatGAAAGCCGGCTCGCAGACGTCGTCGTCTTGCTCCACTGGACAAATAGCCCCGCGGGCCATGGCCGGTCAGGGGCGCGCCTAGGGCGGCGACGACGCCAGCGCCGTCCAAGTCCCAGCATGTGGTATGTAAAAGCCTAAAAGGTAGCTATGGAAGGAAGAGATGCAGCAGCAGCCGTTGCAGCGAGCAACCTGCAAGTGGCCGTTGGTTGTTGGAAAGTTGGAATTGCTAAGATTTACTCTATAAAGGTTACACAGTTCGATCTGTAGCCTTTTGGTGAAGTTGCGTTCTTGTTTTTTGGTGGTGCCTGATTTAGTTTATAACTTGTTTAGAGCTGTGAATAAATCATTTGCTTATCATCTTAGACTGCCTTATGTGTTGCTTTTCGTTTATGATGAAGAGAACCAGAACCGGACCATCATCATTTTGTGGTTCAATTTTCGTTTTGTTATTATGACCATGTTAGCAGTTTTGTGCTGAGTCGAGTGTCGGCAAATTGAACATGATTATTCCCTTGCGATGGTACGTAACAAAGATCATGCTGGTGACTATATATaaactttttttaaaatttttttatgaaaactttatttttttatttgcctGATCATAAAAAGTCATCATCTCAATTGTGCCTGGAGTACTATCCCCAGGTCATTTTGCACCCCATTTGAGATTTGACTAGCAGCGCTCTCCAGTTTGTAGGTAGCGGTACTGCAggtgtagtagtatactactactccAGCAGTTAAGCGGTGCTCATGTCTTGGGCTCTTCAATTTCTAAGAAATTTGTTCTCCTTGTTCTCTGCTTTCTTGTTCAATGTGTATGGTAAGTGAATGTTGCTTATATGTAACACTTTGGTTGCAGATGAGACCATgatattttgattcatatcatccCTCGCCTAGGTACACTGAAATTCCACGGCATGCCAAGCCTTGTTTGGCTGCACATtgtattcacctcaatccacttcaacacacgtGGACTAAGGTGGATACGGgtgcagccaaacaagccctaatgTTGACGATGAGCGTGGAACATACAACGATAGGTCGTATTCAGGTTGCCGGATCCGACTACCATGGCCCACAGGGACCAATGATGTAGTGCCGCCTGAAGCGCTACATGGAATTGATTGACCATGTCTTAATGTTCATCATCATAAGGAAATAATTATTACTGTAAAACTTGGTAAAGCGTGTTAACCTCTGTAGAGGCCGCGTCTACGTGTTATATAGCGCCCTGAGCTGACCAGGCGAACGTCTTGTACAGACTACAAACCAACATCCTGAAGATCAGCCAGAGTTTACAACATACTTATGTTATCTATATACTAACAACTAATATCTATCTTGTACAACAAACACTAATGTTGGCCGATGATCAAGTGTCGGTTCTCAGTTTATTACTTGATATAAGAGATAAACATGGACACACAAATCTTCATTTCGTAAAGAAAACCATGGCAATATGTAATACTGGTAGTAACAAAATTCAAAGCACTCCTAAAAAGACTTCCCTCCGACTTCCATTATTCATACATGCATGCATTGGCTAATTTTAGTTGAAGCGCCGACCATCGCCTTTGCTTCATGCTTGCTAATCAGTTTGTGTTTGTCTTGCTCTTGCCCATGTAGCAACAAGGACATATACTTTGTCGTACAACTTGTCCGAGAGTCGAAAGCAAGCAATTCTCCAGTTTCTCTTGAACAACAAAACACCAAATGCAATCCATGTACCAACCACGAAGCCGCACCCGAGTCCAAGATAAAAGAATGGTATCCCATAACCTTCTTCAGTTCTTCCCAGGCCACCTTGCTTTGGTGCATGACGCTCACTCGAGCAATTGTCTTGAAGAGGATGTCCACAAAGACCGATGTTGCCAATGTACATAGATGGATACTCTGCATACAGGGTATCAAGCTGTACTCCCGATGGAATTCTTCCTGTAAGATCGTTGTATGATAATTCCAAGTAACTTAAGAACGTCAGATTTGACAGAGTGGCTggtatttcccctgaaagcatgtTCCTGGAGAGGTCCAATGATTGCAGTGATCGCATTTCCCCGATCTTCTTTGGAATAACTCCAGTCAAGTGGTTCCTTGATAGATTCAAATTCACAAGCGCATCAAGAACAACTATTTCTTCTGGAATTTCACCGGTTAAGTCGTTTGAAGATAAATCAATGCTCGTCATACTTGTGTCCAAAATTCTTTGAATGGAACCATAGTTCAATTCCTGCCCCTTCCAGACCGTAGACAAACTATTAAGATGAGAATCAATTATTTCAATGCCGTCAGAAACAATTATTTCAATGGTGTCAGGACAACCCATCATGGATGTGTTTGTCATAAATTCGAGATTTGATAGGTAGATCGGCAGAGAGCCTGATATCTTATTGTTATTTAGGTCCATGTACTGAAGGCAAGAAAGGTTTGTGATGTTCATTGGAATGCTACCAAAGAACTTGTTGTGACTTAATCGTATAACTCTTAATGATGTTAAGCTTCCAATCCACATTGGCAATCTTCCAGAGAATTTGTTCCAAGACAAATCTAGGCAGACCACATTTGTCAAGTTTTGCAGAAAAGACGGGAACTTTCCTGACAAACTATTGTTACTTAAGGCTACAAATTTCATAAATTCCATTACCCTGAGGCATGACGGTGGTTCTCCCTCCAAAAAATTGTTGGATAAGTCCAACACACCCAGTCTCTGAAATTTACAAAAGGATTCAGGAATATGACCAGTGAGTCGGTTGGAGAACAAAGTCAACGATTCTAGATTGGCGGATCCAACAGCAGAGTGACCAATGAGTCCTGACAACAAGTTATTGGATAAGTCCAACCACGTTATGTTTGGTGGCAGCGTGGGTATCTGACCAGTTAATTTGTTTGAACTGAGGTAGAGATCCTGAAGTGACATGGAGCCCATATCAGCCGGCAAAGTTCCGTTGAGTTGATTGTTGGAGATGTTCATGAATTCGACATTTGAAAAGGCATCGGAGAACCATTGTGGAAGCCTATCAGCTATACCTGCACTCGAGATATCAAGATGGGTGATGTTCACATTCCACTGAAGCCACCCAGGAAACAGTGGGCCCATCTGGCAGGATGCAAAGTATACATACTCTAATGTAGATGGTGGTTGCCAGTCCGAGCTGATCTCAATCTTGAGGGCATTATATGACAAGTTTATATATTGCAAGGTCCTTGCACTAGCAAAGTGTTCCTCAGTTATCGTGCCATCCAGTTTAtttctctttagatctagatgGGTTAGATTACTAAGCTTACCCATCTCATATGGAACATGTCCTGTGATGTAGTTCCAACCTAGATCCAGAACAACCAAGCTCATGAATTGCCCCATCCATCTCGGTAACATCCCGGTTAAATGGTTCGAACCGAGGCACAATTCTTGCAATTTGTTGGGTGAACATCGAGGTAGATTCCTAAACAGCTCAGCTACGTCACCATATAAGAGAGTGCATTCAAGGATCAGGACCTCCAAATTGCATAGGTTCTTAAGATTCGTGATCATGCTGCACatgttcttgtcatcatcatgatAATCATAAAGACAATAATCATTTGAAAGATCAAGGACTTGAAGGGATGTCATGTCTCCAAGAGCATCCGGAAATTGACCGTACATACTAGTGTAGCTGAGGTAAAGGACTCTAAGGCTTGTTATGTTCCAGAACCAGCTGGTCACCATTGGATGGTGGAAGGAGTTCCCGGAGGCATCGAGCTCCTCGAGATTTGTAAGGTTCAGGTGTGGCAGCGACTGGATTGCGCTTGCAAGAGAGCAGCGTGAAAGATGGAGGGCCCTCAAAGATGGAAGCATGTTCATGACACGAGGCCAATCCGCTACTGTGCTGAGGTTCACTTCGTCCAAGTTAAGATATTGTATGGAAGGAATGTGTGTTAACCATGAGAGATCCGTCGAGTTCATGCTTCCCATAAATGATAGATCCAGATACTGCAGCCTTGACAAGTTGCCAAGTTGGGGAGGTAGGCCACCATAGAACGGTATGCCAGAGAGGTCAAGATACTTGAGATTCTTTAGAGAGCCCAAGAACTCGGGAAGACGACCCGTTGGCCCTGCTAGATCATTCCCGCTGAGGTCAAGGTGCTCTAGGTGATCCAGAGAAAGCAAGGAAGGACTTATCTGGCCGGCCAAATCTAGTCGGAAGGTGCTTCCACCTCCAAGTCGAAGCTCGTGGACGTGGCCAGTTCGGTTGCTGCACCGGACGCCTCTCCACCGGCAGCAGTCTTGCTCGTCGTGGCGACCGTCTCGCCGCCAGGAGCTGAGGACGCCGCGACGGTCGCTGGTGACGCCATGCTTGAATGCCAGTAGGGCGTCCCTCTCGTGTGGTATGCAGCTCAGGCTCGCTCTGTTACCACCGGCGGCTGgctggagctgctgctgctgcgtggcgaggaacaagcagcagcagcagagcaacACGAGCATGGCAGCAGCTAGGCGATGCATGGTGGCAACCATCGACAATAATGTCGCTATGGTAGAAGAGAATGGCAGGATATATCAGTTCTGGAGTCAGAGTGGATCCGTTCTGGAGCGCGAGTGTTGTTATTATAGTAGACGGATGCAGAGGAGAGGATACTGCAGATGGGTCAATTGACCGTGGACTGAGGTCGTCGGTCACCTGCCGTGTAGAAGCGGTCAGGCATCTGCGTGAAGGCCCACGCGCACTCGCACTCCTCCGACGCGGATTGGATTGGGCGGGGAAGGCATCTACAGTACAGTACTCCTCCGTCGGCCAGCGTCTCACTCTCATCTGCTGCCATGCTCGATTATTGCCTCTGCCATGCTACGTGTACAAGCGGTCACCTCATCGGCTGACCGACGACCTCAGTCCACGGTCACCTTCCGTGTAGAAGCGGTCAGGCGTGTGTCAGTGTGGTCATCATCGATTCGATTATTGCCTCGGCCTCTCATCCCCTCACAAAagcatgtttagttccaaaaatttttgcgcagtacccattacatcgaatcttacggcacatgcatggagtactaaatatagacgaaaaaaaactaattgcacagctggatgagaaatcgcgagacgaaactttcgaacctaattagtctataattagacactaattgccaaatacaaacgaaaccaAATCTAAAAAAATTGGATCTAAACGTGGCCTTACTGTACATTCCTCTCCATCTGTACATTCCTCTCCATTTGTGcggatttgattgattgatttctcCACGCGTAGGGAAAAGCGCCGTGGTACATTCCTCTCCATCTGTACATTCCTCTCCATTTGTGcggatttgattgattgattgatttctcCACGCATAGGGAAAAGCGCCGTGCTGCTGGCCTCCATGCACGCAGAGACAGGACGCTAATTGCTTGGCTTGGGTGCCTCCTCTCCATCTGTTTGTTTCTATGGTCGTCAGTAAGGTTTCCTGTACTGTCTTTTTGTTTACTTAATTAAGATGTATGTTTATGGTAACAACCACTATTGGAAACtgggtgtttgccgagtgctaaaatgtttgccgagtgtattctatcggacactcggcaaagaagctattTGTCGAGTGCTGTCACAAAGGGGCCGTTCGGATGGTTTGAAAACCAGCCGGTTTTCACTGTGCACGGATGGTTTTCACTGTTCacgctctcacaaattcctccagattcacccagattcctccaagcgaacagggcaaaaaaaacacttggcaaaataattgcactcggcaaaagaggcaaaaaaaacactcagcaaagttttgCACTCGGCGAACGATAAAAAAAACACTTGGCGAAGTTCACATCCGTCAGTACGTGTGTCGTCCGTTAGTACggttgccgagtgtccgttagtggaaaactcggcaaacaaatacactcagcaaaagagacaaaaaacactcggtaaagggaggcactcggcaaagaaatatgtttgccgagtgctaaacctgtggcactcggcaaagaaatatatttgccgagtgtaaacatgtggcactcggcaaataatttcttTTTTTGTCCTCTGACATTGAAACTTTTTCTgctcaacacatacaacatgtggtattccatgttaaaatttggtatattttctagatctgtttgctatatttaattaatttattgcatttctaggaattttttggtataaatcaaatttgaaccgcaagtgattcaaatattagaataaaatgagtagaaaaatgatattcatgttattgagtccagtgtgaggcctcacccgggaaatgaaaaaaaaatcgaacatcttgttcagaaaacacgaccacgaacatgtggtcgattggtttttaaattctaaaaaaagcaaacgaagtcttaaaatcatgagatttgtcatgatgtgatgatatcatacatggaggctgtggtaaaaatttgagaaggtttggcaCAATTTATCACGCACGATGTTTATAAACCAAAGCATCTCAGAAGAAggatcatagcgttgagaagggtttggtaagatttggagtcaaagtgacggtcgaattggggtttggcttcaaaactttttgtataggcaatagagaacatagattgtttcatgtgaaattttgctaattttttggatccgtttgataattttaatttattaagtgcaattatagaattttaattgatataaattaaatttgagctataactgcataaaataatttaataatatttgtagaaaaatcaaatatatattgttaagtcaatttgacaaggtattttcaaagtacattagaaaaaaaagaaaaacacgttatggaaaagaaggaaaatgaaaaaaaacggggtttgccgagtgccacatttGACACTCTCCCCGATCCGACACTCGGGAAAGCCCGATCCGACACTCAACAAACCTTCTTCATTTCCAGCTCGGCGCTCCCTCACCTGCACACACGCACATACGCAAACTCACCCGCACACACGCACCTtccgcgcccgcgccgcgcgcactgcgccgccgccgccggcacgtCTCACCCCCGCACCGCCTGTCTCCCGCCGCTGGCCTCCCACGTCCGCGCCCACGCTCGCACCACGGCCGCCCCTGCCCCTGCCACAGCCAGACCCCCTGCGCCGCCCCTGCCGCTCTTCAACGCACCTCTTCGCCAGTTCCTCATCGGAAccatcgccggcgacgagcaacAACATAGGTATGGTGGCCCCTTCTATCcctagagtacgatccgagcgctcatgaccttgatggagaagtggtcatgagggtgggaggaggcaagaagcatggccggttctggattggcgatggcACAATAGACATGGCcggtactcccactctctcccagcttcgagcacggagcacgagttcTAGCCCGGCGATACGCCCATGGCCGGACTCTACACAGTTCTAGATGgacgcactccaggttatttatgttttattcatcgttcattgatttttacatacttttgcattgcattgtaacattggaataaaatattgtaggctcagctggaGCAAGAAATGAGGCtccgggaggagctagaggcgaggATGGAGGTAGAGCGACAGAGGATGGAGACAGAGCGACTGTAGATGTTTGAAATGATGAGGGCTATTTACGCTACAATCGCTCAACCTCCgccaccgatgccagtccctcctcctcaacctgctcaaAATACTATTTCTGGCACTGTGAGTCACttcacaaccttataatcaccgtttctaatttatgcagaatcaatcttttctcctttgtgatgTGCATATGTTTCTAGTTTCTAATTTCTAGTTTGTTTCTAGTTTGTAGTTAACCTTGTAATCTCTGTTTCATTCTCAATCACTGTAACTTAGCTACTTTTAGTTTCcatagaattaattactatttCTAGTCGCTAGTTTATTTCTAATACTTGTATATTTCGTTCTCAATAACTGTGAATGAtttatctcttctcctttgtgcagaatcaatctacggcatcgaatgagccttaTGACCAACTGTGGTCACATTGGTCACCGTGGTCACAGTGACTACGTTTATTTGCATTTCTGATGAGCCTGGAGAGCAACTGTAAACAAACTTACTTGTGAATGtgaattttatttgcatttgtgaTTGTGAGTGAACCTActtgtgattctgaagtttatttgcatttatgtgttgtcgatatatctatatgaactacctgtgatgcttattgtgaactatctGTGATGGATGTAATATTTATTTGAGTGTGGTACGTTATATCTGACCAAACCAAATAAACTAGATATATATggtatctttgtcgagtgttacattTGGCAAaagggctatttgccgagtgccaagctaaatacactcggcaaagaggccacgTGGCAAAAATCTGTGCGTTTTGGGCCTAAAAtggccatctttgccgagtgtcactgtaacactcggcaaagaggccaaaATCTAGGCCTAGAATGGccagtctttgtcgagtgtccgggatgtgacactcggcaaacaaaggcATGTAAGCAGAGTGTCATGgccggagcactcggcaaacaagggtATGTTTGCGGAGTGCCCAGGCCATTAGACACTCAGCAAACGTGCCGTGACCGTCTCCGTGCCATCACATTGCTTTTATTTGTCGAGCATcggttttagcactcggcaaagtctttgccgagtgcccgataaaaaacacacAGCAAAGAAACTTTTGCCGGTACTGTGTAcgccgtgtgctgtttgccgagtgtaacactcggcaaagcctttgccgagtgttttttgggcttcgccgtgtgaaagccctagtttggttttggctaattgatgaaacctatttggactaacctAAGTGCTAAGTGTGTGTAGCAAAGAAAGGATTGGTCCAAGATCAAGTTGAGTGTTCGGCTATGACACTAGTGTGCTCGGCCAAAACTCTTATGTGGTCGGCTATGGCACTAGTGTGGTCAGCAAGGCACTTGAGTGGTCGGTGTGTGGTCGGCTGTGCTTTGGAGTGATCGGCCAAGGTAAAGGAGTGGTCGGCTATGATGTTCAAGTGAtccaacttgaaaagaagaaagagaaaaacaaaatgggcgcaaggcaaaggtatacttgataaggccattttgtttttagcactcaagacaccatagagggcgtgagtgtatttaggattgatagtcgtactatgaagaggggcaAAATTCATtgtgaaatgcagttatcaaagtgctactaaatgttctaactcattgcatatgtatttagattctagtgagtgcgaacatccttgaaaatgctttgaaaatatgctaacacacatgcacaaaggtgatacacattgtgtttagcacttgggagcaagggtgaagtgttgAAGATAAGAGAAGGGGTCACTGCTGTAACCGGATGCTAGTCCCCGtgggaccggacacatccggtgacAAACCCTAGGAGAAGGACAGCAGCGCAgcggtgaccggatgctggccctcggGCGCGACCAGACGCGATGCTACATCGGTTCCTCGGTAGGCAGAGCGGTGCAATGGCGACCGGATGCTATGGCGTGTCCGGTCAAGTGGACCAGACTCGTCCGGTCGGGAAAAATCGTTTCTAGAACCTCTCTGagttggaccggacgctgaggcgttGTGAGTCGGGTTagttgaccgaacgcgtccggtacgAGTGTAGTGAGCATGCACAAAGGAGGCATTACGCGCCAATGGTAACATTCAAACGGCTAGGACACTTGGCGtccaaagagtgaccggacgctggtgagcGGACATGTCCGGTGCACCCTGTAGCGCGTCCAGTCAATGCGCAGTCAGCCCACTAACGGGGCCAACGGGTATGTTTTCAATGGGTGTCTATAAATAGTAGTTAGCTGGCTTTGAGGTATCTCTCTTGGCATTTTGACATTCTTAACATCCCTTTGAGCTAAGCatactccctcccactcatctccttgctCGATAGTGTaaatcaaagtgagattgagtgattccaagtgcattgcttgagtgattgcatttagaggcacttggtgattcagttttgctgtggatttctcttgttactcttggtgtttgccacaCCTAGACGGTTttgagcagtgaggatcattgagcggagggtggtgtttgtctctggctccgatcgtggtgattataaGGGGTTCTTGAGCCTTCCCCGTGGGAGTTCATAAAAGGcatctctagtggattgctcgtagcttgtgaatccccatcttgtgttggttgtgcggcacccaattgcggtttggcgtgtgatgcaaattagctcgtgaacctccaagtgggtgaatcgctacaacgaggacgtagcttgccagcaagcaagtgaacctcagataaaaatcttgtgtcattacTATTTCAAGGATTTCATTGTATTTATTGTTGATCACctgccacggcggtataaccctctctaTCACTCTATTGTATTTACTTTGATATACATCTTGTGTAGTGATAGCTTTCCTTGCTAGTTGTAATTAGATTTCTTGCTAGTTCTCTAGTAGTAGTTTTTAGTCTTAACTTTTGAGTGCCTAGAAAAGTATAGCTCACTAGACTTGTGGATAGATGGCTTGCATCTTTcttgtagtgctagcgcaaaacttGCATTATGACATTTAGTTATCTAACCACCTtgtcttaagtgttgttgtagaaatttttttaggctattcacccccctctagccatttaggatctttcaagtggtatcggagctagtaCACTATTGATTCAAGGCTTACAACCtttggtgttaaaatggctcaaatcaataatACCAAaaggccaccccaatttgatggcaccaaTTATAGCTATTGGAAGGCAAAAATGacaacacatatcaagtcaatcaatagaaatatATGGCAAGTGGTAGAGACCAAGTTTGAGGTTGCTAATCCGaatgctcccaccgccgccgaagaagaaaagttgcaaaacaatgacattgctcttagtgtcattcatgatgctATCAACCAAAgggtatttgagcaaatcaagaacatggAGATGGCTCATGATGCTTGGGTAAAGCTAGAAGAGTCATATGAGGGCACACAAGCCGTCATGGGCGCCAAAGCTtatatcctcaaagagaagtttgctagcttcaagatgaaggaagatgagaatgTACccgagatgtttcataggctccaAGTGTTGGTAAATGATCTAAAGGAGCTTGGtgaggaggtgaaggacaaggacttctctcataaattCTTGAGATGTCTCCTtctaagatttggcatgttggtcacattattggtaaggagtggtttggacacaatgacaccaaaccaagtgcttGGTGATGTGATGATCGATGATACATACCGTGATGACAAGGAAGaaaatgagaagaaggatgaaaagaagaagagtgtggcattcaaggccacatcatcatccaagggcaaggccaagcaagaagAGTCAAGCAATGATGAGTGCCCAAGTACTTGTGATGAAGAAGATGGTGaagcaatggctctatttgtaaagagatttggcaaattcatgatgaagaaaggctatcgtgctagaagaaagaagagaTCCTCCAAGAATAAGGATGAaccaagaagatgcttcaagtgcaatagCAAGGATCATCTCATTGTGGATTACACACATAATAGTGACAACGATGATGACAAGAACAtcaagaataagggcaagaaagagagcaaaatgatcttcaagaagaagaagaagggaggatcatatgtagtcacttgggatagtgatgcatccacaagtgatgatgatagtgatgat is part of the Miscanthus floridulus cultivar M001 chromosome 9, ASM1932011v1, whole genome shotgun sequence genome and encodes:
- the LOC136479196 gene encoding uncharacterized protein, which encodes MTTHIKSINRNIWQVVETKFEVANPNAPTAAEEEKLQNNDIALSVIHDAINQRVFEQIKNMEMAHDAWVKLEESYEGTQAVMGAKAYILKEKFASFKMKEDENVPEMFHRLQVLVNDLKELGEEVKDKDFSHKFLRCLLLRFGMLVTLLVRSGLDTMTPNQVLGDVMIDDTYRDDKEENEKKDEKKKSVAFKATSSSKGKAKQEESSNDECPSTCDEEDGEAMALFVKRFGKFMMKKGYRARRKKRSSKNKDEPRRCFKCNSKDHLIVDYTHNSDNDDDKNIKNKGKKESKMIFKKKKKGGSYRKECKELRKSNKALEQSFEELKASYERLMEAHEKLKEAHTKLEKAHSSLVVQNEKEQIQTTVLLAVITVSLPRVEAACRVPGDTLLECQQGVPLVRYAARTLSVTTGGWLGLLLCMCGEQGTRSS
- the LOC136481319 gene encoding receptor-like protein EIX2 — encoded protein: MVATMHRLAAAMLVLLCCCCLFLATQQQQLQPAAGGNRASLSCIPHERDALLAFKHGVTSDRRGVLSSWRRDGRHDEQDCCRWRGVRCSNRTGHVHELRLGGGSTFRLDLAGQISPSLLSLDHLEHLDLSGNDLAGPTGRLPEFLGSLKNLKYLDLSGIPFYGGLPPQLGNLSRLQYLDLSFMGSMNSTDLSWLTHIPSIQYLNLDEVNLSTVADWPRVMNMLPSLRALHLSRCSLASAIQSLPHLNLTNLEELDASGNSFHHPMVTSWFWNITSLRVLYLSYTSMYGQFPDALGDMTSLQVLDLSNDYCLYDYHDDDKNMCSMITNLKNLCNLEVLILECTLLYGDVAELFRNLPRCSPNKLQELCLGSNHLTGMLPRWMGQFMSLVVLDLGWNYITGHVPYEMGKLSNLTHLDLKRNKLDGTITEEHFASARTLQYINLSYNALKIEISSDWQPPSTLEYVYFASCQMGPLFPGWLQWNVNITHLDISSAGIADRLPQWFSDAFSNVEFMNISNNQLNGTLPADMGSMSLQDLYLSSNKLTGQIPTLPPNITWLDLSNNLLSGLIGHSAVGSANLESLTLFSNRLTGHIPESFCKFQRLGVLDLSNNFLEGEPPSCLRVMEFMKFVALSNNSLSGKFPSFLQNLTNVVCLDLSWNKFSGRLPMWIGSLTSLRVIRLSHNKFFGSIPMNITNLSCLQYMDLNNNKISGSLPIYLSNLEFMTNTSMMGCPDTIEIIVSDGIEIIDSHLNSLSTVWKGQELNYGSIQRILDTSMTSIDLSSNDLTGEIPEEIVVLDALVNLNLSRNHLTGVIPKKIGEMRSLQSLDLSRNMLSGEIPATLSNLTFLSYLELSYNDLTGRIPSGVQLDTLYAEYPSMYIGNIGLCGHPLQDNCSSERHAPKQGGLGRTEEGYGIPFFYLGLGCGFVVGTWIAFGVLLFKRNWRIACFRLSDKLYDKVYVLVATWARARQTQTD